A stretch of the Leptospira bandrabouensis genome encodes the following:
- the metH gene encoding methionine synthase → MKFEYTNPSSKSLLKLINERILVLDGAMGTMIQRHSLEEDDFRGDRFKDWPVSIKGNNDVLAITRPDIIESVHLEYLEAGADIIETNTFSSNIVSQADYQMESAVRDLNLAAVQCAKNAVAKFKAKTGKEDLFIAGSIGPTVKTASLSPDVNNPAFRAVTFDELVDCFYEQVSALLDGGVDLLLPETNIDTLNLKACIYAIEKVFEERKIRIPVVLSVTITDASGRTLSGQTGEAFYISIKHAKALAVGINCALGAGEMRPYIEELSRVADCYVSCYPNAGLPNAFGGYDQTPDEFGGWMKNFAEAGFLNIVGGCCGTTPDHIRAAKEAVSGIAPRPLKVQPKLSAFAGLEPLKLTKDQGFINVGERNNVTGSPKFKKLILDGNFEEAVQVALQQVQAGANIIDINFDEALLDGEASMTKFLNLIAGEPDIARVPFMVDSSKWSVLLAGLKCIQGKPIVNSISLKEGEEVFLSHARTIQRFGAAAIVMAFDEQGQAATKDDKVRICKRAYDLLVEKLDFDPTDIIFDPNILTVATGIEEHNNYAVDFIEATREIKKVCPGAKVSGGLSNISFSFRGNNPVREAMHSAFLYHAIQAGMDMAIVNAGMLEVYEQIPKDLLELVEDVLLNRRPDATERLIEAAGSFHGEAKVQKKDDVWRNGSVEERLTHALVKGIDEFVTQDTEEARLSFAKPLEVIEGPLMNGMKVVGELFGAGKMFLPQVVKSARVMKKAVAYLLPFMEEEKRNQKDESKQAKFLIATVKGDVHDIGKNIVGVVLACNNYEVIDLGVMVPCEKILETAKKENVAAIGLSGLITPSLDEMVYVAKEMERQGFQVPLLIGGATTSPAHTAVKIAEQYSKPVLHVMDASRVVNVMNSALNPQTAVDYAKSIVEEQTKIREEFYSRENERNILPIEDAIKNKFLADWDSYTPPKPSFTGVRKIEDVTLQDLLPYVDWSPFFLAWELKGRYPQILKDPVIGKEATSLFNDAQIILKEMIENPNLKPRAVVGMFPAVSHGEVVEIFEDDSKTKSLGTYPMLRQQTTKMTNQPNYSLADFIAPKDKKKNDYIGYFAVTAGHGIEELARSYEAKQDDYNAILVKALADRFAEAFAEYMHHRMRDEWGFGRTENLSREDMIREKYRGIRPAPGYPACPDHTEKRKIWKLLDVEKNAGIQLTESCAMWPASSVSGYYFSHPDSRYFAIGKINEDQVVNYAKDKNMEISEVERWLSPILNYDPSRKSKS, encoded by the coding sequence ATGAAATTTGAATATACCAATCCTTCTTCCAAATCCCTTTTAAAATTGATTAACGAGAGAATTCTCGTATTAGATGGTGCTATGGGTACCATGATCCAAAGACATTCTTTGGAAGAGGACGATTTCCGTGGAGATCGTTTTAAGGATTGGCCGGTTTCCATCAAAGGAAACAATGATGTTCTCGCCATCACACGTCCTGATATCATTGAATCTGTCCACTTGGAATACCTGGAGGCTGGCGCTGATATCATTGAAACTAATACATTTAGTTCTAACATTGTGTCCCAAGCGGACTACCAAATGGAATCGGCAGTAAGGGATCTAAATCTTGCGGCCGTACAATGTGCAAAAAATGCCGTAGCAAAATTCAAAGCCAAAACAGGAAAAGAAGATCTATTCATTGCAGGTTCTATCGGTCCGACTGTAAAAACTGCATCTCTTTCTCCAGATGTGAATAATCCTGCTTTTCGAGCAGTCACCTTTGATGAGTTAGTGGATTGTTTTTATGAACAAGTATCGGCTCTTCTTGACGGTGGTGTGGATTTACTCCTACCAGAAACTAATATTGATACATTAAATCTAAAAGCATGTATATATGCGATTGAGAAAGTTTTTGAAGAACGTAAAATTCGAATTCCCGTTGTACTTTCTGTAACGATCACGGATGCCTCTGGTCGAACTCTCTCTGGTCAAACTGGGGAAGCATTTTATATTTCGATCAAACATGCCAAGGCTCTTGCTGTGGGAATTAACTGCGCGCTTGGAGCCGGGGAGATGCGTCCTTATATCGAGGAACTTTCCCGAGTGGCTGATTGTTATGTTTCCTGTTATCCCAATGCGGGTTTACCCAATGCCTTCGGTGGTTATGACCAAACTCCGGACGAATTTGGTGGTTGGATGAAAAACTTTGCAGAAGCAGGTTTTCTCAATATTGTGGGAGGATGTTGTGGTACGACACCTGACCATATCCGTGCGGCAAAAGAAGCAGTTTCTGGAATTGCTCCCCGTCCCTTAAAAGTACAACCGAAACTCAGTGCTTTTGCGGGTCTTGAACCTTTGAAACTGACCAAAGACCAAGGTTTCATCAATGTTGGGGAAAGGAACAACGTCACAGGCTCTCCTAAATTCAAAAAACTCATCTTAGATGGAAATTTTGAAGAAGCAGTGCAAGTGGCCTTGCAACAAGTCCAAGCCGGTGCCAATATCATTGATATTAACTTTGACGAAGCTCTCCTTGATGGGGAAGCTTCCATGACTAAGTTTTTAAACTTAATTGCAGGGGAACCAGACATTGCACGAGTCCCGTTTATGGTGGATTCTTCAAAATGGTCTGTACTACTTGCGGGTCTCAAATGTATCCAAGGAAAACCAATTGTAAACTCAATCTCTTTGAAAGAAGGAGAAGAAGTTTTTTTAAGTCATGCTCGCACCATCCAAAGGTTTGGGGCTGCTGCCATAGTGATGGCTTTCGACGAACAAGGGCAGGCGGCAACCAAAGATGATAAAGTCCGTATTTGTAAAAGGGCATACGATTTACTTGTTGAAAAATTGGATTTTGATCCAACAGATATTATTTTTGATCCAAACATCCTGACAGTTGCAACAGGGATTGAAGAACATAATAACTACGCAGTGGATTTTATCGAAGCCACTCGTGAAATTAAAAAGGTTTGTCCAGGTGCGAAAGTATCAGGGGGCTTAAGTAATATTTCTTTTTCTTTCCGTGGGAATAACCCCGTTCGGGAAGCGATGCACTCTGCATTTTTATACCATGCCATCCAAGCAGGAATGGATATGGCTATTGTAAATGCCGGGATGTTAGAAGTTTACGAACAAATCCCAAAAGACTTATTAGAACTAGTAGAAGATGTACTGCTAAACCGTAGGCCAGATGCCACTGAACGATTGATTGAAGCTGCTGGAAGTTTCCACGGGGAAGCCAAGGTTCAAAAGAAAGACGATGTTTGGAGAAATGGATCTGTGGAAGAGCGCCTAACGCATGCTCTTGTAAAAGGGATTGATGAATTTGTCACCCAAGATACAGAAGAAGCTCGACTAAGTTTTGCAAAACCTCTCGAAGTGATCGAAGGGCCCCTCATGAATGGAATGAAAGTGGTAGGGGAACTATTCGGTGCCGGTAAGATGTTTCTTCCCCAAGTGGTAAAAAGTGCAAGGGTGATGAAAAAGGCTGTTGCTTACTTACTTCCCTTTATGGAGGAAGAAAAACGAAACCAAAAAGACGAAAGTAAACAAGCTAAATTCCTAATTGCTACTGTAAAAGGGGATGTCCACGATATAGGAAAAAATATTGTAGGAGTAGTTTTGGCATGTAACAACTATGAGGTGATTGACCTCGGAGTGATGGTTCCTTGTGAAAAGATTTTAGAAACCGCTAAAAAAGAAAATGTAGCGGCCATAGGTCTTTCGGGCCTCATTACACCTTCCCTTGATGAAATGGTATATGTGGCCAAAGAAATGGAACGCCAAGGATTCCAAGTACCTCTTCTCATCGGTGGGGCAACCACTTCGCCGGCTCACACTGCTGTAAAAATTGCCGAACAATATTCAAAACCTGTCCTTCATGTGATGGATGCATCTCGAGTTGTGAACGTAATGAACAGTGCCCTCAATCCACAAACCGCAGTGGATTATGCAAAGTCTATTGTTGAAGAACAAACAAAAATTCGTGAAGAATTTTATTCGAGAGAAAACGAAAGGAACATTTTGCCTATTGAGGATGCGATTAAAAACAAATTCCTAGCAGATTGGGATTCTTATACCCCACCGAAACCTAGTTTTACAGGTGTTAGAAAAATTGAAGATGTCACCTTACAAGATTTGCTTCCTTATGTTGATTGGTCTCCCTTCTTTTTGGCTTGGGAATTAAAGGGTCGTTATCCACAAATTTTGAAAGATCCAGTCATTGGAAAAGAAGCCACTTCTCTATTTAATGATGCTCAAATCATCTTAAAAGAGATGATAGAAAATCCAAATCTCAAACCGAGAGCTGTTGTTGGAATGTTCCCTGCTGTTTCTCATGGGGAAGTGGTAGAAATTTTTGAAGATGATTCCAAAACAAAGTCTTTGGGAACCTATCCGATGTTACGCCAACAGACTACCAAAATGACAAATCAACCAAACTACAGTTTGGCGGATTTTATTGCTCCAAAAGATAAAAAGAAAAACGATTATATTGGATATTTTGCAGTCACTGCCGGTCATGGAATTGAAGAATTAGCAAGATCCTACGAAGCAAAACAAGATGATTACAATGCCATTTTGGTGAAAGCACTTGCAGACCGATTTGCTGAAGCCTTTGCTGAATATATGCACCACCGTATGCGAGACGAATGGGGATTTGGAAGGACTGAAAATCTTTCCAGAGAAGATATGATCCGAGAAAAGTATCGTGGCATTCGTCCGGCACCTGGGTATCCTGCTTGTCCTGACCATACCGAAAAAAGAAAAATTTGGAAACTTCTGGACGTAGAAAAAAATGCAGGAATCCAACTGACCGAATCCTGTGCGATGTGGCCTGCAAGTAGTGTGAGTGGCTATTATTTCTCACATCCGGATTCTCGTTATTTTGCTATTGGAAAGATTAATGAAGACCAAGTAGTGAATTATGCCAAAGACAAAAATATGGAAATTTCGGAAGTGGAGCGTTGGTTGTCACCAATTCTCAACTACGATCCTTCTCGTAAGTCTAAGTCTTAA
- the ahcY gene encoding adenosylhomocysteinase, which produces MSTATETKTERLPYKVKDISLAEWGREEIILAEKEMPGLMALRKEFGNSKPLKGARICGSLHMTIQTAVLIETLAALGADIRWSSCNIFSTQDHAAAAIAKAGIPVFAWKGETEEEYWWCIEQTLFFDGGKGPNMILDDGHDLTHYIHEKYPQLLAEIKGVSEETTTGVIALHKKLKAGTLKIPAINVNDSVTKSKFDNLYGCRESLADGIKRATDVMLAGKVALVCGYGDVGKGSAASLRNFGARVIITEIDPICALQAVMEGYQVLRVEDVIENADIIVTATGNDDIITLEHMKAMKDGAILCNIGHFDTEIQMSRLNSEKGVTKKEIKPQVDKYTFPNGRSIIVLAEGRLVNLGCATGHPSFVMSSSFTNQVLAQIELYTTKYELGVHRLPKHLDEKVAALHLEQLGVRLTKLTQKQADYISVPLEGPYKPDHYRY; this is translated from the coding sequence ATGTCCACAGCAACTGAAACGAAAACGGAAAGATTGCCATATAAAGTGAAGGATATCTCTCTTGCAGAATGGGGAAGAGAAGAGATCATTTTGGCAGAAAAAGAAATGCCGGGCCTTATGGCTCTTCGCAAAGAATTCGGAAATTCTAAACCACTAAAAGGTGCTAGAATTTGCGGATCTCTTCACATGACAATCCAAACAGCAGTTTTGATTGAAACCTTGGCTGCATTAGGTGCTGACATTCGTTGGTCCTCTTGTAACATTTTTTCAACACAAGACCATGCTGCGGCAGCCATTGCAAAAGCAGGAATTCCTGTATTTGCATGGAAAGGGGAGACAGAAGAAGAATACTGGTGGTGTATTGAACAAACACTATTTTTTGACGGTGGAAAAGGACCAAACATGATCCTTGATGATGGTCATGACCTAACTCACTACATCCATGAAAAATACCCACAACTTCTAGCAGAAATTAAAGGTGTTTCGGAAGAAACAACTACAGGTGTGATTGCACTTCATAAAAAATTGAAAGCAGGAACTTTGAAAATCCCTGCAATCAACGTAAATGACTCTGTTACAAAATCTAAATTTGACAACCTATACGGTTGCCGTGAATCCCTTGCTGACGGAATCAAACGTGCAACAGACGTTATGCTTGCTGGTAAAGTGGCACTTGTTTGTGGTTACGGTGATGTAGGAAAAGGTTCTGCGGCTTCCCTTCGTAACTTTGGTGCACGTGTGATTATAACTGAAATCGATCCAATTTGCGCTCTTCAAGCGGTGATGGAAGGATACCAAGTTTTACGTGTAGAAGATGTAATCGAAAATGCTGACATCATTGTAACAGCAACTGGAAATGATGATATCATCACACTGGAACACATGAAAGCAATGAAAGACGGTGCGATTCTTTGTAACATCGGACACTTTGATACAGAAATTCAAATGTCTCGTTTGAACTCTGAAAAAGGTGTTACCAAAAAAGAAATCAAACCACAAGTTGATAAGTACACTTTCCCTAATGGAAGATCTATCATCGTTCTTGCGGAAGGTCGTTTAGTTAACCTTGGTTGTGCAACTGGTCACCCATCCTTTGTAATGTCTAGTTCTTTTACAAACCAAGTTTTGGCTCAAATTGAACTTTACACAACTAAATATGAGTTAGGTGTACATCGCCTTCCAAAACATTTGGATGAAAAAGTAGCTGCTCTTCATTTAGAACAACTGGGTGTTCGTTTGACAAAACTCACTCAAAAACAAGCTGATTATATCAGTGTTCCACTCGAAGGTCCGTACAAACCAGACCACTACCGATACTAA
- a CDS encoding ArsR/SmtB family transcription factor: MAIETLPKSRPSGHLLSATKAISDETRIRILHILSFGAFSVNEVVEILGMGQSRISRHLKILIEAGLIGSRREGSLVYSYLPEEEESGQKFPFELTKLLLSYKEDLPSRERDQRMVHQILETRERKSKTFFDGVAESWEKLQEETLHPKLYRSWILQELPLCENILDLGCGPGGLIPFLLNKAKHVTGVDNSSKMIESASSHYGKNPSVSLIQTPMEHLPLADNSCDAVVASMVMHHISHPPTVLEEVARVLKPGGVLCIVDLGKHNAEFMRDNFADLWLGFEPELFESWLSNAGFRVGSMNEIQTESSFKILTIKATKE; encoded by the coding sequence ATGGCAATCGAAACACTCCCCAAATCTAGACCTTCTGGTCATTTGCTTTCCGCCACCAAGGCCATTTCCGACGAAACACGAATTCGCATCCTCCATATCCTAAGTTTTGGTGCCTTTTCTGTGAACGAAGTGGTGGAAATCCTTGGGATGGGCCAATCTCGCATTTCGCGTCATTTAAAGATTTTGATAGAAGCAGGTCTCATCGGATCTCGCCGGGAAGGAAGCCTTGTGTATAGTTACCTTCCTGAGGAAGAAGAGTCTGGTCAAAAATTTCCATTTGAGCTCACTAAACTATTGTTATCATATAAGGAAGATCTTCCTTCTAGGGAAAGAGACCAAAGGATGGTCCACCAGATTTTGGAAACCAGAGAAAGGAAATCTAAAACCTTCTTTGATGGAGTGGCAGAAAGTTGGGAAAAATTACAGGAAGAAACACTCCATCCCAAACTTTACAGGTCTTGGATTTTACAAGAACTTCCACTTTGTGAAAATATTTTGGATTTGGGATGTGGTCCTGGGGGACTCATTCCATTTCTTTTAAACAAAGCAAAACATGTTACGGGAGTGGATAATTCCTCTAAAATGATTGAAAGTGCTTCTTCACATTATGGAAAAAATCCAAGTGTCAGTCTCATCCAAACGCCTATGGAACATCTGCCACTTGCAGATAACTCTTGTGATGCGGTAGTGGCATCTATGGTGATGCACCATATCTCTCATCCACCAACGGTTTTAGAAGAGGTGGCAAGGGTACTAAAACCAGGTGGGGTTTTATGTATTGTAGATTTAGGAAAACACAATGCGGAATTTATGCGAGATAATTTTGCAGACCTTTGGCTTGGATTTGAACCAGAACTTTTTGAATCCTGGCTTTCCAATGCAGGTTTTAGGGTCGGGTCCATGAATGAGATCCAAACAGAATCAAGTTTTAAAATTTTAACTATCAAAGCAACAAAGGAATAA
- a CDS encoding ferredoxin family protein codes for MAYVVTEICVDCKYTSCAAVCPVEAFHEAPDTLYIDPDTCIDCNACQYECPIDAIFPDYDVPEKHKPSIEVNAKEANKFPVIVTTKPPLKGAKCSDPSK; via the coding sequence ATGGCTTACGTTGTTACTGAAATTTGCGTTGATTGTAAATACACAAGTTGTGCTGCAGTTTGTCCGGTCGAAGCTTTTCACGAAGCTCCAGACACTCTGTACATCGATCCAGACACTTGTATTGACTGTAATGCTTGTCAATATGAATGCCCGATTGATGCGATTTTTCCGGACTATGATGTTCCGGAAAAACACAAACCTTCTATTGAAGTCAATGCTAAAGAAGCAAATAAATTCCCGGTCATTGTAACTACTAAACCACCTCTTAAAGGTGCAAAGTGTTCCGATCCGAGTAAATAA
- a CDS encoding methyl-accepting chemotaxis protein, translating to MKLYKRYSRAFTLASQVFSLGIVVPIGIALILFYVDLSPKQAKTFVGAAIAAALVSLLLPALIFPKKLKAIKKGLIELESQTDKNPKTYVAVWNLIAKMPVVGALVGSAQWTLSLPIVVGPLLLLEETSKSDSFYIVSILILTALLNVISSFILLEKSSHIVLDDDIFQAELKETITPYYRNLRNTVPIIFSLMVMVLSIFLLIYAFNVNAKSLEKAFSNQLYNFNQSNEAGINVYFESIEANLKEVSSLPVIRTALETKNYKLAEPILSKVMNDSQLLLENAFIASFADGIPIVASGLPNGASVGYSLASNPDVLENIKASKEGKNHVGVAVKSPFNGEIVIMVTTPVKNANGTVIGMVGMPFLVGKAMESFLKNVKIGTSGYSFLLDKQSTMVYHPNPKYLMHSFKNTEFEELAKNAGESDSFRNPWEGSTFLLRRKVSEKYGLQFFSTIDLKEIEVESLSSLRGLTIISIIGAVFIAIAIYLLFTARFKPMKTVGKILHDIETGDLRHNVKMESSDEFARLARGLNATLKQISEVVGSNQAFSEDLASSAEQMSASLNMLSSNAQTQAASAEEISASIEEISAAVQNVDAQAEDQFRKVDFLKIKMAELSSLIEATGRQVGKASKDVTLISEEARSGQTSLDSMRNSITKISNSSEEIGSVIEIINNISEQINLLALNAAIEAARAGVYGRGFAVVADEIGKLAEKTAMSIGDIGELIQANEKEIENGRENIETTISLIQRIIQGVNSFNEMTDSIEASTKEQLIINQKVGEEVDKVNQISQAIRLSMEEQKNAIGEVAQAIFSINDLTQGTAAGLEEMTATSNGIANLAETLKKKINFFKIS from the coding sequence ATGAAGTTATACAAACGCTACTCTAGGGCATTCACTCTCGCATCCCAAGTTTTCTCTTTAGGCATTGTGGTTCCCATTGGAATCGCACTGATCCTTTTCTATGTTGATTTAAGTCCTAAACAAGCGAAAACTTTCGTTGGTGCCGCGATTGCGGCGGCCCTTGTGAGTTTGCTTCTTCCTGCACTTATCTTTCCTAAAAAACTAAAGGCCATTAAAAAGGGACTGATCGAACTCGAGTCTCAAACTGATAAAAATCCCAAAACCTATGTGGCTGTTTGGAATCTCATTGCGAAGATGCCAGTGGTAGGTGCCTTAGTTGGAAGTGCCCAATGGACTCTTTCCCTCCCCATCGTGGTAGGTCCACTGCTGCTTCTGGAAGAAACCAGTAAGTCCGATTCTTTTTATATCGTAAGTATTCTAATTTTAACAGCGCTTCTCAATGTTATTTCTTCATTCATTTTACTCGAAAAATCATCACACATCGTTTTGGACGATGATATCTTTCAAGCAGAATTAAAAGAAACAATTACCCCTTACTATAGAAACTTAAGAAATACCGTTCCTATTATATTTTCACTTATGGTTATGGTTCTGTCTATTTTCCTTTTGATTTATGCTTTTAATGTCAATGCAAAGTCGTTAGAAAAAGCTTTTTCTAACCAGTTGTATAATTTCAATCAAAGTAATGAAGCGGGAATCAATGTCTATTTTGAGTCTATAGAAGCTAATTTAAAAGAAGTATCTTCACTGCCTGTCATAAGAACTGCCCTTGAAACCAAAAATTATAAGTTAGCAGAACCGATTCTTTCCAAAGTAATGAATGATTCACAATTACTTTTAGAAAATGCATTTATTGCTTCTTTTGCAGATGGCATTCCTATCGTTGCTTCGGGGCTTCCTAACGGAGCTAGTGTGGGTTATTCCTTAGCATCCAACCCGGATGTTCTTGAGAATATCAAAGCATCGAAAGAAGGGAAAAACCATGTTGGTGTTGCTGTAAAATCACCATTTAACGGAGAGATTGTGATTATGGTCACAACTCCCGTAAAAAATGCAAATGGAACTGTCATTGGAATGGTTGGGATGCCATTTCTTGTAGGAAAAGCAATGGAGTCTTTTCTAAAAAACGTAAAGATTGGAACTTCAGGTTATTCCTTTCTTTTAGATAAACAATCCACGATGGTTTATCATCCCAATCCTAAATACTTAATGCATAGTTTTAAAAATACGGAATTTGAGGAACTTGCCAAAAATGCAGGGGAATCCGATTCTTTTCGTAATCCTTGGGAAGGATCAACGTTTTTGTTAAGAAGAAAGGTAAGTGAAAAGTATGGGCTTCAATTTTTTTCTACGATCGATTTAAAAGAAATCGAAGTGGAAAGTCTTTCCTCTCTGCGTGGGTTAACAATCATTAGTATCATTGGAGCGGTATTCATTGCCATTGCCATTTATTTATTGTTTACGGCTCGATTTAAACCAATGAAAACCGTAGGTAAAATCCTACATGATATTGAAACAGGTGACCTACGTCACAATGTAAAGATGGAATCTTCTGATGAATTTGCAAGACTTGCTCGTGGACTCAATGCCACTTTAAAACAAATTTCCGAAGTAGTAGGTTCCAACCAGGCATTTTCTGAAGACCTGGCTTCTTCTGCTGAACAAATGTCAGCTTCACTCAACATGTTATCTTCGAATGCCCAAACACAAGCAGCTTCTGCAGAAGAAATTTCTGCTTCTATCGAAGAGATATCGGCAGCCGTTCAAAACGTAGATGCTCAGGCAGAAGATCAATTTCGCAAAGTTGATTTTTTAAAAATAAAAATGGCCGAACTCTCTAGTTTGATTGAAGCTACTGGTAGACAAGTTGGAAAAGCTTCAAAAGACGTAACGCTTATTTCAGAAGAAGCAAGGTCTGGACAAACTTCTTTGGATTCTATGCGAAATTCAATCACCAAAATCAGCAATAGTTCTGAAGAAATTGGAAGTGTGATTGAAATTATCAATAATATCTCTGAACAAATCAACTTACTTGCGTTAAATGCTGCTATTGAAGCAGCGAGAGCAGGGGTTTATGGAAGGGGATTTGCTGTGGTCGCCGATGAAATTGGGAAGTTGGCAGAAAAAACAGCCATGTCCATCGGTGATATTGGTGAACTCATCCAAGCCAATGAAAAAGAAATTGAAAACGGCCGAGAAAATATTGAAACCACAATTTCTCTCATCCAAAGAATCATCCAAGGGGTGAACTCCTTCAACGAAATGACAGATTCTATAGAAGCGAGTACAAAAGAGCAGCTCATCATCAACCAAAAAGTTGGGGAAGAGGTAGACAAGGTGAACCAAATCAGCCAAGCCATCCGACTTTCTATGGAAGAACAGAAAAATGCGATCGGGGAAGTGGCCCAAGCCATTTTCAGCATCAATGACTTGACCCAAGGCACAGCGGCTGGCCTTGAAGAAATGACCGCCACTTCCAATGGGATCGCCAATTTAGCAGAAACTTTGAAGAAGAAGATCAATTTCTTCAAAATATCCTAA
- a CDS encoding ATP-dependent 6-phosphofructokinase, translating to MNENDTKVERFGPCTIPNPAGYDYWTEDNSVVLFQTIFSGPEDARKTVETSPVFFEQAGPKEKIYFRPEEVTAGIVTCGGLCPGINDVIRALVMELHYRYKVPRILGFPFGYEGLVKKYGHRPVELTPDKVAHIMNFGGSILGSSRGNQNIGDMVDTLFLYGVKMLFCIGGDGTLRGAQAIQEEVRKRKEDIAIVGIPKTIDNDINYVQKTFGFSTAFSKAVEAVNCAHEEAKGAPNGIGLVKLMGRHSGFIAVNAALASKNVNFVLIPELDFDLEGEGAFLTVLKERIQRRGHAVVILAEGAGQKFFEDKGEKDLSGNKKLADIGIFIKDKITDYFKKEGVNLNLKYIDPSYIIRSVPANAEDSVFCGFLAQNAVHAAFAGRTGCVVGIWNNVFTVMPISLAIAERKVLRPERSTLWRALLASTGQPNVMKAKG from the coding sequence ATGAATGAAAATGATACTAAGGTTGAACGATTTGGACCCTGCACCATCCCAAACCCAGCAGGGTATGACTACTGGACAGAAGATAACTCCGTTGTACTTTTCCAAACCATATTTTCAGGTCCAGAGGACGCTAGAAAAACCGTAGAAACAAGCCCCGTATTTTTTGAACAAGCAGGCCCTAAAGAAAAAATCTATTTTCGCCCTGAAGAAGTCACTGCAGGGATTGTGACTTGCGGTGGTCTTTGCCCTGGAATCAACGATGTAATCCGTGCTCTTGTGATGGAATTACATTATCGTTACAAAGTGCCTCGTATTTTGGGATTTCCTTTTGGATACGAAGGTCTTGTGAAAAAATATGGACATAGACCCGTGGAACTTACACCCGATAAGGTAGCTCATATCATGAACTTCGGTGGTTCCATTTTAGGATCCTCTCGTGGGAACCAAAATATTGGAGATATGGTCGATACATTGTTCCTCTATGGAGTGAAGATGTTATTTTGTATTGGTGGTGATGGAACTCTTCGCGGGGCTCAGGCCATCCAAGAAGAAGTTCGCAAACGAAAAGAAGACATTGCCATTGTTGGGATTCCCAAAACAATCGATAACGATATCAACTATGTCCAAAAAACATTTGGATTCTCGACTGCTTTTAGTAAGGCGGTAGAAGCAGTGAATTGTGCTCATGAAGAAGCTAAAGGGGCACCGAATGGAATCGGTCTTGTGAAACTAATGGGTCGCCACTCTGGATTCATTGCTGTGAATGCTGCCCTTGCCTCCAAAAATGTTAATTTTGTCCTCATCCCAGAACTTGATTTTGATTTAGAGGGAGAGGGTGCCTTTCTTACCGTTTTAAAAGAACGGATCCAAAGGAGAGGTCATGCTGTTGTGATTTTAGCGGAAGGTGCCGGTCAAAAGTTCTTTGAAGATAAAGGTGAAAAAGATTTATCAGGGAACAAGAAGTTGGCGGACATTGGAATTTTTATCAAAGATAAAATTACTGATTATTTTAAAAAGGAAGGAGTGAACCTTAATTTAAAATACATTGATCCCAGTTATATCATTCGTTCGGTTCCTGCCAATGCCGAAGATTCTGTGTTTTGTGGATTTCTGGCGCAAAATGCGGTCCATGCTGCTTTTGCTGGTAGGACAGGTTGTGTGGTTGGGATCTGGAACAATGTGTTTACGGTTATGCCGATCTCACTTGCCATTGCAGAAAGAAAGGTGTTACGACCCGAAAGGAGTACTTTGTGGCGGGCTCTTCTTGCCTCGACGGGCCAACCCAATGTGATGAAGGCGAAAGGGTAG
- a CDS encoding methylenetetrahydrofolate reductase, whose product MNQILLEVVPRDVPTLLSDVHYVKNNFSQISGINIPDLLRFETRSWVAATTIQSIFPNVIPHLRAIDFDIDHCDYLIEFLQKNNLSSVVVIKGDPPTDMSRKVYPTTSVKLIKKLKKEMSSLKVYAAVDQYRGSIKDEFDYIEMKIDVGADGFLTQPFFDLRLIDIFTEKLRGKKVYIGISPVITEKSQSYWESRNRAYFPSNFNLSMDWNVQFAKDVIRYCSDSDFNMYLMPIKIDLDVYLSGIFKS is encoded by the coding sequence TTGAATCAAATATTATTAGAAGTGGTCCCCAGAGATGTTCCAACATTGTTAAGCGATGTACATTATGTTAAAAATAATTTCAGCCAAATTTCAGGGATTAATATTCCGGATTTGTTACGATTTGAAACTAGGAGTTGGGTTGCCGCCACAACGATTCAGAGTATTTTCCCAAATGTAATTCCGCATTTACGTGCGATTGACTTTGATATAGATCATTGTGACTATCTCATTGAATTTCTTCAAAAAAACAATTTATCCTCTGTTGTAGTGATCAAGGGAGATCCTCCTACAGATATGTCTAGGAAAGTGTATCCAACCACTTCAGTGAAACTGATCAAAAAATTAAAAAAAGAAATGAGTTCCTTAAAAGTTTACGCTGCCGTTGATCAATATCGCGGAAGTATTAAAGATGAATTTGATTATATTGAAATGAAAATTGATGTTGGTGCTGATGGATTTTTAACACAGCCATTTTTTGATTTACGACTGATTGATATTTTTACGGAAAAACTAAGAGGGAAAAAAGTATATATTGGAATTAGTCCCGTAATCACTGAAAAATCCCAAAGTTATTGGGAATCAAGAAATCGGGCTTATTTTCCAAGTAATTTTAATCTTAGTATGGATTGGAATGTACAATTTGCAAAAGATGTCATTCGTTACTGCTCTGACTCTGATTTTAATATGTATTTGATGCCCATTAAAATTGATCTTGATGTTTATTTAAGTGGTATTTTTAAATCATAA